In a single window of the Macrobrachium rosenbergii isolate ZJJX-2024 chromosome 35, ASM4041242v1, whole genome shotgun sequence genome:
- the LOC136856363 gene encoding LOW QUALITY PROTEIN: uncharacterized protein (The sequence of the model RefSeq protein was modified relative to this genomic sequence to represent the inferred CDS: deleted 2 bases in 1 codon), whose protein sequence is MILNGTLTSRKNSQEREPSESRADSGKMPETKLSSEPRSRKKSAGQNVPVASAPKTQELTELPRKEKNVRASRSRGKNDQTASGIPTVQAKKSDTSSKENAEPKEPAVVAAKILSKHGSPATRLTPSRPDANNMKQNRRSGNSCVAKKPPIWVAGSGTPADSRRQSIRRKSHLYDFSASPVKGRNKKPKRQYRPRVRTKDTRQKCKLKSVLVTDPEWENPLAAPSGEPRAHHSAVEPGESPSGVTTTENIFDAEFYAQMNSAVSEDYASDDDVCERDDGCVFEMFEGETASSFVPSREMESLTVPMVSVSGHPTPAVRKQIDKHLGSSTPRAETLSFSSPEQPVTVQDDIAQCFGFENDVDDHSSLNLSPVRQSGQQSQLHLLTFNSEITTSINYSTSQPYRFSWGVMRPGNRSYSSSRSSSMVVHGRSTNVSASLSNASVGSHQNVTRPLQNSKDGTTTTKVKAQGRHRLALQRSSQGNPRVRGRVAITSSSSQGGKHDVSALFDEEEEDENTESCAPVNEVAPVQRSSPDIQSYLSDNRGRVSPQKSVTKCPRRSYNRQALLEAKKKLEKEYGGAATTEAETDEDVSAQKEPPKRKKKVIRKKVSKKQKTASNDETMEESQTSEGAVPGKPGAKKRRGPKKKDNRLERSIQDWASSLNSHFSEIEDSELVVL, encoded by the exons ATGATTCTGAATGGTACTCTGACCAGCCGAAAGAATTCACAGGAGAGGGAGCCCAGTGAATCCCGTGCAGACAGTGGAAAAATGCCGGAAACGAAACTTTCAAGCGAGCCACGCTCAAGAAAAAAATCTGCAGGACAGAATGTGCCTGTCGCATCAGCTCCCAAAACACAGGAGTTGACGGAACTCCCGCGCAAGGAGAAGAATGTGAGGGCAAGTAGATCCAGAGGTAAAAATGACCAAACTGCAAGTGGTATACCAACAGTGCAAGCTAAGAAGTCTGACACTTCCAGCAAAGAAAATGCCGAGCCGAAAGAACCTGCAGTGGTTGCCGCAAAAATTCTGAGTAAGCATGGGTCTCCTGCTACCCGATTAACTCCATCCAGACCTGATgcaaataatatgaaacaaaatcGTAGATCAGGAAATTCTTGTGTAGCGAAGAAACCACCCATCTGGGTCGCAGGGAGCGGGACTCCAGCTGACAGCAGGAGACAGTCGATAAGAAGGAAGTCACACCTCTATGACTTTTCTGCGAGTCCAGTCAAAGGGAGGAACAAGAAGCCTAAGAGGCAGTACAGGCCAAGAGTCAGAACTAAGGACACAAGACAAAAATGCAAACTCAAGTCCGTGCTCGTAACAGACCCCGAGTGGGAGAATCCTCTGGCGGCGCCTTCCGGGGAGCCAAGAGCACATCACTCAGCAGTGGAGCCGGGAGAGAGTCCGTCAGGA GTGACCACCACAGAGAACATTTTCGACGCCGAATTTTACGCCCAGATGAACAGCGCCGTCTCTGAGGATTACGCGAGCGACGACGACGTCTGCGAAAGGGACGACGGCTGCGTTTTTGAGATGTTCGAGGGCGAGACGGCAAGCTCGTTTGTCCCCTCCCGGGAAATGGAAAGTTTAACTGTGCCAATGGTGTCGGTCAGCGGACACCCAACGCCAGCAGTACGGAAGCAGATCGACAAGCACCTGGGGTCTTCCACTCCCAGGGCAGAGACGCTGAGCTTTTCGTCGCCCGAACAACCGGTAACCGTGCAAGACGACATTGCACAGTGCTTCGGTTTTGAAAACGACGTCGATGATCACTCGTCCTTAAACTTGTCGCCCGTGAGACAGTCTGGCCAACAATCGCAGCTACACCTCCTGACGTTCAACTCGGAAATAACGACCAGCATCAATTATTCGACCAGCCAGCCCTACAGATTTTCCTGGGGCGTGATGCGACCGGGCAATCGCAGTTACTCCTCAAGCCGCTCGTCCAGCATGGTGGTTCATGGGAGATCGACCAACGTGTCGGCGTCGTTGTCAAATGCTTCGGTTGGCTCTCACCAGAATGTGACCCGCCCACTCCAGAACAGCAAGGATGGAACGACCACCACGAAGGTTAAAGCGCAGGGAAGGCACAGGCTCGCTCTCCAGAGAAGCTCGCAAGGAAACCCTCGGGTTAGGGGTAGGGTGGCGATTACGAGCAGCAGCAGTCAGGGTGGGAAACACGACGTTTCGGCCCTGTTCGACGAGGAAGAAGAGGACGAGAATACCGAGTCTTGCGCTCCAGTAAATGAGGTTGCTCCCGTACAACGTTCTTCGCCTGACATTCAGTCGTATCTCTCCGACAATCGTGGCCGAGTTTCTCCTCAGAAATCTGTCACGAAG TGTCCCCGGAGGTCCTACAACAGGCAGGCCTTGCTGGAAGCGAAGAAGAAGCTCGAGAAGGAGTACGGAGGTGCTGCGACGACCGAAGCGGAGACCGATGAG GATGTTTCGGCGCAGAAGGAGCCACCCAAGCGGAAGAAAAAGGTCATCCGCAAGAAAGTCTCAAAGAAGCAAAAGACCGCTTCCAACGACGAGACGATGGAAGAATCGCAGACGTCGGAAGGCGCTGTTCCTGGGAAGCCCGGAGCCAAGAAGCGCAGAGGTCCCAAAAAGAAGGACAATCGACTT GAGAGATCGATTCAAGACTGGGCCTCAAGTCTAAACTCCCACTTCAGCGAGATAGAAGACAGCGAACTGGTCGTCTTATAA
- the pic gene encoding LOW QUALITY PROTEIN: DNA damage-binding protein 1 (The sequence of the model RefSeq protein was modified relative to this genomic sequence to represent the inferred CDS: inserted 1 base in 1 codon) — protein sequence MAAAAYNYVVTAHKPTAVTACATGHLTSPTDLNLVVARNNRVELHLVTPEGLRPLKELTIYGKISCMHLFTPQDESKDLLFILTMRYCAMILECEGDGEHFEILTRAHGNVADKIGKACETGMIAIVDPQARCIVLRLYEGLIKVIPLDKDNSELKAYNIRVDELQIQDIAFLYGCSNPTIIIIYQDTHGRHIKTHEISLKEKEFSKMPWKQDNVETEASIIITVPEPYGGAIIIGQETITYLTGTSHVTVAPPLIKTSTIVCYAKVDSNGSRYLMGDMSGRLFMLLLDKQDDRVEATVKVELLGEISIPECLTYLDNGVVFVGSRLGDSQLIKLNTEPDSSGQYVSVMQTFNNLGPIIDMVVVDLERQGQGQLVTCSGAFKEGSLRIIRNGIGIHEQASIELEGIKGMWSLSVNSPKHHNTIVLSFVGLTRVLTLSGEEVEETEIAGFVSDQQTFLSSNVIYEQLLQVTGSSCRLVSESSGQLVCEWRPPEGRNISVVAANTNQVVAAAGQHIYYLTIQPNTLQLEASTTVEHEVACLDVSPLWEEEMASVVAVGLWTDISARVLTLPTLEENAKEFLGGDIIPRSIIMTTFEGNHYLLCAMGDGQLFYFTYSPSTGYLSDKKKVVLGTQPTTLRRFRSLSSTNVFACSDRPTVIYSSNHKLVFSKVNLREVTHMCPLNAEAYPSSLALATSEGITIGTIDEIQKLHIRTVPLGETARRIAYQEETETFGVITMRVDVMDSNGIRSGGMCASLGAHSSSSASNTSSLLKPPVQPPPEPGQEVETHNLLIISQNTFEVLHCHSFHAGEYALSICSTKLKDDPTIYYVVGTALVNPEESESKLGRIILFSFTDGKLQQVAEKEIKGACYSLCEFQGKLLAAISSTVRLFEWTNERELRLECSHFNNVAALYLKTKXDFILVGDLMRSMTLLQYKTLEGSFEEIARDYDPNWMTAIEILDDELFLGAEHSYNLFVCHKDSAATSDEERQQMQEVGRFHLGDFVNVFRHGTLVMQGVPEATTVTQGCVLYGTVHGSIGLVTSLNLDLYNQLLEMQKRLAKVIKSVGKIDHDFYRSFSTDRKTDRCEGFIDGDLIESFLDLTPDKMKEVAHGLLINDGSGMKTEATPDDLIKTVEELTRIH from the exons ATGGCTGCAGCCGCTTACAACTATGTTGTTACAGCTCACAAACCGACGGCCGTCACAGCTTGTGCTACAG GGCACCTGACATCGCCAACAGACCTGAACCTGGTGGTGGCGAGGAACAACCGCGTAGAGCTCCACTTGGTGACCCCAGAGGGCTTGCGTCCGCTGAAGGAGCTGACTATTTACGGGAAGATATCATGTATGCATTTATTCACGCCGCAG GACGAGTCGAAAGACTTGCTCTTCATCCTGACCATGCGTTACTGCGCAATGATTTTGGAGTGCGAGGGAGATGGGGAGCATTTTGAAATCCTAACCAGAGCACATGGAAATGTCGCGGATAAAATTG GAAAGGCGTGCGAGACCGGAATGATAGCCATTGTAGACCCACAGGCCCGGTGTATTGTCCTCCGCTTGTACGAAGGCCTTATCAAAGTGATTCCCCTCGATAAGGATAACAGCGAATTGAAGGCCTATAATATTAG agtgGATGAGCTGCAGATTCAAGATATAGCATTCTTGTATGGCTGCTCAAAccccaccatcatcatcatatacCAAGACACTCACGGACGTCACATCAAAACCCACGAAATCTCTCTCAAGGAGAAGGAGTTTTCCAAG ATGCCGTGGAAACAAGACAACGTCGAGACCGAGGCGTCGATCATCATCACAGTTCCTGAGCCGTACGGAGGTGCCATCATCATCGGACAGGAGACAATCACGTACCTGACTGGCACCTCGCATGTCACAGTGGCTCCCCCGCTCATAAAG ACGAGCACCATAGTCTGCTACGCAAAGGTGGATTCCAACGGCTCAAGGTACCTCATGGGAGACATGTCTGGCCGCCTGTTTATGTTGCTTTTGGACAAACAGGATGATCGAGTCGAAGCGACGGTCAAGGTGGAGCTTTTAG GTGAAATCTCGATCCCAGAGTGTCTCACGTACTTGGACAATGGTGTCGTCTTCGTGGGCTCCAGGCTGGGAGACTCGCAGCTCATAAAACTCAACACAGAGCCCGATTCCTCCGGCCAGTACGTTTCTGTCATGCAGACCTTCAATAACTTGGGTCCCATCATTGACATGGTTGTTGTCGATTTGGAACGGCAGGGACAGGGCCAACTTGTAACCTGTTCGG GGGCCTTCAAGGAAGGATCTCTCCGAATCATCCGAAACGGGATCGGCATTCACGAGCAAGCTTCCATCGAGCTGGAGGGCATTAAAGGAATGTGGTCTCTGAGCGTGAACTCGCCAAAGCATCACAACACGATCGTTCTCTCGTTTGTTGGTCTTACGAG GGTGCTCACACTAAGCGGAGAGGAAGTAGAAGAGACGGAGATTGCCGGATTCGTCTCCGATCAGCAGACTTTCCTGTCTTCAAATGTCATTTACGAACAGCTTCTTCAG GTCACTGGCAGTTCCTGCCGTTTAGTCAGCGAAAGCAGCGGCCAGTTGGTTTGCGAGTGGCGGCCACCGGAAGGACGGAACATCTCCGTAGTTGCAGCGAACACCAACCAAGTGGTGGCGGCGGCTGGCCAACACATCTACTACCTCACCATCCAGCCTAACACACTGCAACTTGAGGC CTCGACAACAGTGGAGCACGAAGTGGCCTGCCTTGATGTCTCGCCTTTGTGGGAGGAGGAGATGGCTTCCGTTGTGGCTGTTGGTCTCTGGACTGACATTTCTGCTCGGGTCCTGACCTTGCCCACCCTCgaagaaaatgccaaagaatTCCTTGGTGGAG ATATAATTCCTCGGTCGATAATCATGACAACGTTTGAGGGTAACCATTATCTCCTGTGTGCCATGGGAGATGGACAACTTTTCTACTTCACGTACTCTCCTTCGACTGGTTACCTCTCTGACAAGAAGAAG GTTGTTTTGGGCACCCAACCCACAACGCTCCGCAGATTTCGTTCTTTGTCGTCGACCAACGTCTTTGCCTGCTCGGACAGACCAACGGTCATTTACTCGTCCAATCACAAATTGGTGTTTTCCAAAGTCAACTTGAGAGAAGTTACGCACATGTGTCCTCTCAACGCAGAGGCTTATCCAAGCAG TTTGGCTCTTGCCACGAGCGAAGGCATCACCATTGGAACCATCGACGAGATTCAGAAACTGCACATCCGCACCGTACCTTTAGGAGAAACCGCACGTCGTATAGCATATCAGGAAGAAACGGAG ACGTTCGGTGTCATCACAATGCGCGTGGACGTCATGGACAGCAACGGCATAAGAAGCGGAGGCATGTGTGCCTCCCTGGGAGCCCACTCATCGTCGTCCGCCTCGAACACATCCAGTTTGCTCAAGCCCCCTGTTCAGCCACCACCAGAACCTGGCCAAGAGGTTGAAACTCACAATCTGCTTATCATATCACAAAATACATTTGAAG tCCTGCACTGTCACAGTTTCCACGCCGGGGAATATGCCCTGAGCATCTGTTCCACGAAACTGAAGGATGACCCCACAATATACTACGTAGTTGGCACTGCATTAGTCAATCCTGAGGAGTCTGAATCAAAACTGGGTCGAATTATTCTCTTCTCCTTCACGGACGGGAAACTTCAGCAG GTGGCTGAGAAGGAGATAAAAGGAGCGTGCTATTCCCTCTGTGAATTCCAAGGAAAATTGTTGGCTGCAATTTCCAGCACA GTGAGATTGTTCGAGTGGACGAATGAAAGAGAGCTGCGGCTAGAGTGCTCCCATTTCAACAACGTCGCTGCCCTCTACCTGAAGACGA GGGACTTCATTCTCGTAGGGGACTTGATGAGATCCATGACCTTGCTGCAGTACAAGACGTTGGAAGGCAGTTTTGAAGAG ATTGCCAGAGATTACGATCCCAATTGGATGACAGCAATTGAAATCCTAGATGATGAACTATTCCTTGGTGCTGAACACTCATATAACCTCTTCGTATGTCACAAAGATAG CGCGGCAACGTCGGACGAGGAACGCCAACAGATGCAGGAGGTGGGACGCTTCCATTTGGGAGATTTCGTCAATGTCTTCCGTCACGGAACTTTGGTCATGCAAGGTGTACCTGAAGCCACCACGGTTACCCAGGGTTGTGTGCTGTACGGGACAGTCCACGGCTCTATCG ggttggTGACGAGCCTAAATTTGGACCTTTACAACCAGCTGCTCGAGATGCAGAAACGTCTGGCTAAGGTCATCAAATCCGTTGGGAAAATTGATCACGATTTTTACAGGAGTTTTAG CACGGATCGCAAGACAGACAGGTGCGAGGGATTCATAGACGGTGATTTGATCGAGAGCTTCTTAGACCTTACGCCGGACAAGATGAAGGAAGTTGCGCATGGGTTGCTG ATCAACGACGGATCTGGCATGAAGACGGAAGCCACACCCGACGACCTCATCAAGACGGTCGAAGAGCTGACCAGAATCCACTGA
- the LOC136856362 gene encoding uncharacterized protein: MTRRSPRISNENTSQRVVGERHGSSLNNTSPALRRRSAARSPSLSPVFVRKLALYSRNQKFGGITKRRVQPLVECGSPVLSRRTRPLHGDKSVVGVNIQRLFSDDSPEAKAPLAVEEGAQESLKPRPLRERKNFVNSGNVESKASGRKPPLVSDTMSKENVQPVRKSGRTKKLPARLVLYSLPSKAERAKVVSTKDKNKTVQGPTCVDIQPGESTLKDRNGKEKTDQPQKSDTSKKNIPTSRVNRELIDETVSLPDRCDERSTDAGSTSGEESQLLKSTDGENTESLRSSTRRGKQKLLLSESQAISATEKTCSVSVPMEPSIAQVKKAWAAAESPKF, from the exons ATGACCCGCAGGTCGCCCAGGATATCGAACG AGAATACAAGCCAACGTGTTGTTGGAGAGCGTCATGGTTCGTCTCTGAATAACACTTCCCCTGCTTTACGAAGGCGTTCGGCAGCTCGGTCCCCCTCGCTCTCTCCAGTGTTTGTCAGGAAACTGGCTTTGTACAGCAGAAACCAGAAGTTTGGTGGGATTACAAAAAGGCGAGTTCAGCCATTGGTTGAATGTGGATCGCCTGTCCTCAGTAGGAGAACAAGGCCGTTGCATGGCGACAAGAGTGTGGTCGGCGTGAACATTCAGCGGCTCTTCTCAGATGATTCTCCTGAAGCCAAGGCACCGCTGGCAGTCGAAGAGGGAGCGCAAGAATCGCTAAAACCACGTCCCTTACGCGAGAGGAAGAACTTCGTCAACAGTGGGAATGTTGAATCGAAAGCTTCGGGCAGAAAACCGCCCTTAGTGTCTGACACCATGAGCAAGGAAAATGTACAGCCTGTGAGGAAGTCGGGCAGAACCAAGAAGCTTCCCGCTAGGCTAGTATTGTACAGCCTTCCCTCGAAAGCTGAACGTGCTAAAGTAGTATCGACAAAGGACAAGAATAAGACAGTCCAAGGGCCAACGTGTGTAGATATTCAGCCTGGCGAGTCTACCTTGAAGGACCGGAATGGAAAAGAGAAGACGGACCAACCTCAGAAATCTGATACATCAAAGAAAAACATCCCAACTTCTAGAGTGAATAGAGAGTTGATTGATGAGACAGTTAGTTTGCCAGATAGATGTGACGAAAGAAGTACCGATGCTGGTTCAACTTCCGGTGAGGAAAGTCAGCTGCTGAAATCTACTGACGGTGAAAATACAGAGTCCTTGAGAAGTAGCACGAGAAGGGGGAAGCAGAAACTCTTGCTTTCAGAGAGCCAGGCGATTTCCGCAACAGAAAAGACTTGCAGTGTCAGTGTCCCCATGGAGCCTTCAATTGCACAAGTCAAAAAAGCGTGGGCGGCCGCCGAAAGTCCAAAATTCTAA